Below is a genomic region from Rosa chinensis cultivar Old Blush chromosome 5, RchiOBHm-V2, whole genome shotgun sequence.
ATATACTTACTGTATTGCTGGTTGGTTGTTACACAGGGAGCTAACGAACAAAATATACTTATTTGAAGATGTAATTGCAATTGGCGCAACAAGATTCAGCGCAACATACAGGTGCATGAAGCTATCTAAATTGTGTTTTGCTGCTCTTCTCCTCAAAAGCTTTAATAGtttctcattttcattatttcttcGAACATTATAATTTGGATGCAAGAACTTACACCCTGTCCCAATGTAGTATCTTTGATAATGTAAGGGATACTcttccttttatgattgtggTGGATGGTTAGATTGTACAATTGTTTGTCTGGTCTGGTAACCTCCATGAATATAATGATTTATTTATGCTTTGCCTACAATTGAACATGGAATTTCTGTCACTGCAATGGGAACATATAACCTGAAGGATTCATGGTGGTCCAGAATGAGGAGATCTAATTACCTTTAAATTCACTCCCAGATAAGTGGTGAAGTGACTCAACATCAAAAATTTTGGATCTGCTTTAGAGAAGTAACAtagtagttttattttttattttattaagatTTGTATCAATAGTACACAAGGTAGGAAAACTTGTTGGCTGAGACAATGCAATAGGTGTGTAATTTTATGAATGCCACATTGTGTTTTGATTGTTTTTAGATTATTAATGAAAATTATGCACTTACGATCAAAGATTTGAGGACTGATTATTGTATTTTCATGTTATAGTCAGTGTATTGTAAACATTAATGTGAAAAGTACAAGACGGTCTGGAATGCTATTAGATAATGAACAATAGCGCTTCCAAAACGCTGAAGGATAATGAACATGATGGAGATGGTCCaggaagacaagaaatggaggtgttaagaaatgcaattgcacaaagtctaatgaatgcatctatttagcatttagttgcaaatttcaggtgactttaatatattttgtgtaatggttcaCTTTGAACTATGGTCagaaaattaatccaaatattctagatgagattttgtgtaatagtaaaacataatatgcatattgaagggtttaaagtaAATATTTTATTATGTCCAACCAAGGGTAcaagaataatacatgagaataaaatttatttggtatggttacataatcaaaaaacaaaattatgtattttagtagcatatcttagcatgtatgaccattttggtaattatacttagtcaaagcacttttgccgtgcaatttaccaaacacctagaaattactttttgttaacgttagtgatccgtgggatctctagttagctttagagaaagagagagagagagagagagaacgacacaagcgaagtatagtggttcgcctccgcatgagcgggagactacgtccacttgaatgtttaactatgtgtgttgagccttgcggcctaacaagattacaagagatgtaatgaatgtgttgagttgtgggaggaggcattccttttatagatgaaggaatgcttctcatttacttgttcttcgatgtgggacaagcaaagttactattctagtctatttaacatgtagaaagctatgttatgggggcatcttggcaagggcggaaaggtggcttcccggtggcggatttgcgacttccggataccgccgcgtagcccgaacatagggctacacgatgcatgtctcggttgggccttgccatgtcttgtggatgtcccaaagtaggtgttacttatgcttggtgatgtagtaaatactccatattattggaggtatgtacacttTTGGACctcacaacacttttaaaaacagtttaccaaacacctcagctgcttctcctcacagcaagttcggaagtgttTCCTCTCACAgtaagttcggaagtgcttcatttcacagcacagcaatcccaaactaagcctgaGAGACTAAAATTCTGTGagtttaatttaataatcaCAGCATAGGAAAAGACACCTCCAATAAAATTGATCGAAGGATAGtatatcttttgttttttcccTTTGGTTTTTTGGCCAAGCTATCCTCATGGTTACTGTTACTTCTGATAGGGCATTATAGCTTAAGTGGACAATAATTGTCCAATCTTGGTTTGTCCCTACGCCATTATGAGCAGAGAATTTGGGATTGCCCATTGGACATGGCCTTTTCCACTTTCACTCCCTGCCAGATTGGCTTTTACACAATACACATGTATCCATGTCTGTGTGCGCTCCCGTCATCAATCGCCACACATTTCCGTATCATTTCTCACTCTAGTATATGTGGTAAAATGGTAAAATCCCCCACCAACCCTTACCAACCGTTGAACTTTCccaaaaggaaaatatggaaaTTACCCACCAACCTTATAACTCGGGACTTTATTCCCCTTTTCTTAAAACTTAAAAGCATCCAAAACATTTAAATCGATGTGTAAAAGCATCCATCTCaaatgtattttatttgaaaatttggaacCTTATGAATGCGTATATAAACATTCTTATCTAATTTGTTAAATACACActaaaaaaagtaataaaatgcaCTATGTTATGAAAAATAAATGTGAAATTCTTATCCacatttatattttttatattttagttaaagaaattatttttaaattaaattattttatttttcaccatTCATGCGTCATTGaatttaaataattttcttAAACAATTACTTATCGTAAAAAGCCATGAAGAccacttattaaaaaaaaaaaaaaaaaggccggTGAGGTGAGCGAGGGTAGGTGTGAGATTGACCAAACCATCTCctcctcacacacacacacgcacagcACAACAGACTATCCATTCCTCCCTCTCCCCCCGAAGACCTGTCTACtctccctctcttctctctcgataTATAAACCCTTCACAACCTCCTTTCCTCTCTCAGCTTGACGTTCCCTTCCAGAGAGAACACCAAGCTTTACCTCTgaactcctcctccttctccttctcttctcttctcttccatttcatcttttcttttgtttccctCCACCACCATGCAGGCTCTTTTACCACCCAATTATCTCCTCAAGCCCTACATTCCCCTCCCGTCTCGGGTCGGGCCGACCCGCCTCACCGTCCAATGCGCCTACCGCTCCGACTCCCTCAACTTCCACAGCTCCGTCGGCTCCACCCGATCCGACTGGCAGAGCTCCTGCGCCATTCTCGCCAGCAAGGTCGTCTCCTCCCAGGAGCAGCCCGCTGAAAAATCCGGAAGCGCCGACCACGTCGCCGCGGTCAACGGCCACAAGACCTCCGTTGACCTCGACCTCGTCCCCATCGAGAAGCTCTCCTCCACCGATGACAAGCCGGCCTCCCCTCCCGCCAAGGCCCTCACCATCGCCGACCTCTCCCCGGCGCCTATGCACGGCGCCCAGCTGCGCGTGGCTTACCAGGGCGTTCCCGGCGCGTACTCCGAGGCCGCCGCCGGTAAGGCCTACCCCAACTGCGAGGCCATTCCCTGCGATCAATTCGAAGTCGCTTTCCAGGCAGTGGAGCTCTGGATCGCCGACCGGGCCGTTTTGCCGATTGAAAACTCCCTCGGCGGCTCAATCCACCGGAATTACGATCTTCTCCTCCGCCACCGCCTCCACATCGTCGGCGAGGTCCAGTTACCCGTCCACCACTGCCTGTTAGCACTCCCGGGGGTCCGAAAAGACTACTTGACCCGAGTCATCTCCCACCCGCAGGCCCTGGCCCAGTGCGAGCTCACTCTCACCAAGCTCGGCCTCAACGTCGCGCGCGAGGCAGTCGACGACACCGCCGGCGCCGCGGAGTTCATCGCCGCCAACAACCTCCGCGACACGGCCGCAATCGCCAGCGCACGCGCCGCCGATCTGTACGGGCTGAACATCCTGGCCGACGGGATCCAGGACGACTCGAGCAACGTGACCCGGTTCGTGATGCTGGCCCGGGAGCCGATAATTCCCCGGACGGACCGGCCGTTCAAGACGAGCATAGTCTTCGCGCACGACAAAGGGACGTCGGTGCTGTTCAAGGTGCTATCGGCGTTCGCGTTCAGGAACATAAGCTTGACGAAGATCGAGTCGCGGCCGCACCGGAACCGTCCGATCAGACTGGTGAACGACTCGAACGAAGGGACGGCGAAGCACTTCGAGTACTTGTTCTACGTGGACTTCGAGGCCTCCATGGCGGAGGTTAGGGCACAGAATGCGTTGGCGGAGGTCCAGGAGTTCACGTCTTTCTTGAGGGTCCTTGGAAGCTACCCTATGGATATGACCCCTTGGAGCCCTTCGCGGGGTGACTAGCAACgcaatttgtttatttattaggCCCATCTGCGCAAATTATTTTTATTACCATACAGAAGGACCGAGGGGAAAATTAATTTCGATTTTCTCATTCactttgtttctttatttttatttttattttaatggaCTCTCACAGCCATAAAATCCACCAACAAGGGATAAAGAATTTGGAATTTGTTGTTGGgtaaatatatttattttaagTACATTTTTTAGTGGAAGAAATTGTGGGAGTTGCTCTACCTGTAAGAAATGTAAATAATCAAGTCTACATGATGGTTTCAATCCGTTTGTATATGATATTGAGAAGATTTTGGTTCCTTATTGgctttggggttttttttttggttaaaaagtTTCTTTCACTTTAATAGACTTGGTTGTCAAGTTAGAGGTTGATGCTTATCAAGTGACCTAGTGTTCTGTTATTAGTCACTAATCGGATGTATCCCTTTAATTGAATGACTATTAAAGGATATGTCTGTACTTATGTTCCTGACTTAAGCTTTCATACAACTTGTGTATGATATTATTGAGTAACATGTTTTGCATGTTCATTAAATACGTGGTAAGTATGCTCAATTAGAACAACTTGTTTTCATTAAGAAAAAGCTGAAAACGATCCTTTCCAACTGTATTTTGTTGAGAGCGTTTAGGAAATTAAACTCTTGAAAAAGAGGTCTCCATGTTTTGGTCACACCCACAACGTACAGAACACCAG
It encodes:
- the LOC112165380 gene encoding arogenate dehydratase 3, with the protein product MQALLPPNYLLKPYIPLPSRVGPTRLTVQCAYRSDSLNFHSSVGSTRSDWQSSCAILASKVVSSQEQPAEKSGSADHVAAVNGHKTSVDLDLVPIEKLSSTDDKPASPPAKALTIADLSPAPMHGAQLRVAYQGVPGAYSEAAAGKAYPNCEAIPCDQFEVAFQAVELWIADRAVLPIENSLGGSIHRNYDLLLRHRLHIVGEVQLPVHHCLLALPGVRKDYLTRVISHPQALAQCELTLTKLGLNVAREAVDDTAGAAEFIAANNLRDTAAIASARAADLYGLNILADGIQDDSSNVTRFVMLAREPIIPRTDRPFKTSIVFAHDKGTSVLFKVLSAFAFRNISLTKIESRPHRNRPIRLVNDSNEGTAKHFEYLFYVDFEASMAEVRAQNALAEVQEFTSFLRVLGSYPMDMTPWSPSRGD